Within the Nitrospira sp. genome, the region AGGCCGAGACTTGAACGTTGGAGGATCGGTCAGCATCGCCCTGGAGAGTGAGTTGTTTCCCTCCGGCGCAGCTCCATCCGGTTCGAAGGTGGTCCGAAGGCAGAATGGACCAGGCCTTGCAGCGCCCGCAAGCGGCAACGGGACCAACTGAGGTTTGTCCATACCAAACGGACTTCTGCCTCCGTGGAGGTCTGGATCCGGTACCCTTACGCTGACCTTGCGAGATTCCCATTCAACCAGGAGAGCAGCTTAGGCGACGGTTGTGACTAAGCCTGCCGTCTGCGTCCTCAATCCGAGTCCAGGCTCGTTCCAGGGGAGGAGCCTCGGCCCCTCGTATTGATACCCACCAGTGACCGGATCGGATGCCAACAGGAGCGGGGTGTCCAGATCCAGGACCTCGAACCCCCCAAGGCCAAGCGCTAATCCGAAGGAACATCCCATGGCGATTCTGGTTTCGATCATCCCTCCGATCATGAGGTGCAGGCCGGCGGTGCGAGCGGCAATGGCGATGTCCATGGCGGCCATGACCCCAGTTTTGGTGATTTTGATGTTGATGAAATCCGCGGCCTGATAATGGATCATGGTATGGAGGTCGTCGAGGGTCCGCACTGACTCGTCCGCAGCGACCGGGACGCGCCACCCGTGCCGCAATGCCGCCATGCCGTCCACGTCTTCCCTCGGGAGGGGCTGCTCCAGGAGAAGAATGTGGCCCCCGCAACTCCGAAGTCCTTCTATGATGGCGACCGCTTCGGCTCGCGTATAGCCTTGATTGGCATCGACAATGAAAGAGACGCCCTCGCAGGCCCGGTGCACGGCTTCCAGTCGTCGAATATCCTCATCCACATCGTGTCCCACCTTCATCTTGAACTGTCGGAACCCCTGAGCGTACCAGTGCCGTGCCAAGGTCATGGTTCGTGCCGCATCGGCGATGGGGATGGTGATGTCGGTCTCATGTGGACGCAGGTTTGCTCCACCCCATAGACTCCACAGCGGGATGCCCGCGGAGCGGGACAGGGCATCCAGAACGGCGGTTTCTAACCCGCAGCGGACGGCAGGGTAGGCGGGCGCTTGCTCGGTCATCTCCTGGGACAGTGTCCGATATTGGAGCGATGACCGTCCCAGCAGGGATTTCGCCAATGTCTCGGCAGTGACCAGACAGGTATCCCTTGTTTCGCCGCCGACTTCCGGAAATGGAGCCATTTCACCATAGCCTTCCGTTCCATCGGCCAGTGTGACCCGCACGAGTGCATTTTGCGCAAGCACCCGGCTTCCCGTCGCGACCACGAACGGGTCGGTAATCGGGACATCGATGGGCCACAGTTCCACCTTCTGGATTCGATGGGAATGCTCCGGCATGGGGCCCTCGCATCTCGGTCTCGCACCGGACGAACAATGCGCGGGAGCCTACATACCTGGATAATGCCCTCCGCGCAAGGGGAATACACGCTAGGAGTGTCGGAGTTCCAAACGGCGAAGAAGGCCGTCCAGGTCTAGAGGGCGCTCGGCGGCCCTTTGGGGCACCTGAATCAGAGAAAGCAAATTGACGGCCCCTGTGTCAGTGGTGTAGCTTTTGGCCAAATCTCGCTCTCCAGTAGGAATGGGGCAGGTGGCGGTCATGACGTGGAATCGCGTCCTTATTTTCCGCCACCGAGTCGCGTGTTCTTTTGCCATCGGAGCATGATGACGAAAGCTAAGGTCATCACCCTCGGTCTACTCGCCCTTTTCGTCCTTGCTCTTCTGTGCGCACAACGCTCGACGAGAGCAGTCGCGACGGTCTCTAGTGGGGCCACGGAGTCGGTCGCCAAGTTGGCCTTATCTTTGGAGAACGGCAAATTGGTTCTGCGCGGAGCCGTGCCGGATACCACACTGAAGCAGCAATTGGTTGCCAAGGCCTATCAAGTGTTCGGGGCCGGCAGTGTCGTCAATTATCTCACGGTGGAGCCGGACATCCGATCCGAAGAGTGGCTCCCGAAGACGAACGATATCATGACTCGCCTCAAGACCTGGGGAAACGGTGCCGTAACGCTCGAAGGTACGACAGCCATTGTCACGGGCGAGGCCAAATCAGACGCAGAGCGAACCAAACGATACGACGAGTTGGCCGCTGTGCTGGGCTCCTCAGCCAAGATCGACAGCCAGATTCATGTGAAATCCAGTTCGCCGACGGGGGGAAGAGCGACGCCGTCAAATTCCACTTCCTCTGTAGTGGATAAGATTCACGAAGTCATGGCAGGCAAATCGATCGACTTTGAAATCGGCAGCGCGGCGCTGGCGCCGAAAGGCATGAAGCTGTTGGACGTGCTGGTGCCCATCATCCAAAGTGACAAGAGTCTTCGATTGGAAATCGGTGGTCACACCGACAATTATGGAGATCCGAGGTTCAATCAGATGGTGAGCCAGGCTCGGGCAGTCGCGGTGGCGCAGTATCTCATCAGCAAGGGGGTCGATTCGCGTCGACTTACCTCCAAAGGGTACGGCGATACCAAGCCCATTGCGAGCAATAAGACTCGGGCCGGGCGACAGCAAAACCGTCGCGTCACCTTCCAAGCGTTGTAGGGAAACTGCAGGAGAGTCCTCCATCATGGGTCCGGTCATTCAGGAATTTCTGCTCTGTTTACTTCCGGCGGCAGCTATTGGGTCCGTCGTCGGCTGGATGCTCAAGCAAATGTCGATGGAGGAGCAGGAAGTCGGCATTACCCGCTTCGAATTGGAGGTCAAACTGACCGCCGCGGAGCGGAAGCTACTATCGTTGCAGAGGGAGCTCGAAATTGCGCAGCAGTCCATGCAGGACAAGACCAGCGAAGCGTCCATTGCGGCGGAGGAACTCGGGCAGATGCGTAGCCAGCTGGCCGATCGCGACGAGCTTGTCAGAGGGTTGCGGACGCGACTCTCGTCCTTTGAATCGCTGCCTGTCAAACTCGCGACGCATGAAGCTACCATTGCGGATCTTCGTGCCCGACTCGTTGCGTTGGAGGAATTGCCAGAGATCCTGAAGGAGCGAGAATCCGAAGTGGCGCTGTTGCGCGCGCAGCTCGGCGACATGGTGCCCAAGGCGCATGGTGAGAAGGAGCGGAGCGAGTTGCGAGAGCGGATCACCTCGCTCGAGGCTCAATTGGCCGAAGCCAAATCGGTGGCCGAGCAGGAAGAGACGTGGGCGCGTCAGGTACTGGGCGAGCGGGATGGCACCATCCAACACTTGCATGACGAACTCGCACGGCTGCAGCGAACAATCGGCGAAGTGACGGCGTTGAAAGCCAACTTGTTCGATCGCGAAGGGACGATTCTCCAGCTCCGCCAGGAATTGGATCAGGTGCAGGCGATGGTGGCGGAGCGTGATGCGCTGCAGGAACGGATACGCGCGCAGCAAGCGGATATGGCGCGAGTCAACGGGCTCTTGGCCGATGCCGAGCATCGCGCGGAAGCGCTCCGCGAGGAGATCGCCGTTCAGGAGGCGACGATCGGGCAATTGGAAGAGGTGCGGGCTGCCAAGGCGCAGGTCGAGGCGCGACTGGTACATCGAGAGGAACAGCTTGAGCGCCTCAAGTCGAAAATCAAGGAAAGCGAAAAGGGGAATAACTCGACGAAATCCCCCGTAAAACCCAAGCGGAGCAAGGATACGGCCGGCCTGTTCGACGCAGAGCTGGCACCGGCCATGCCCAAGTGGGGTGCCGACGCGCCGGATGCTCAGCATCAGGATGATCTAAAAAAGATTACCGGGGTCGGCCCGACCCTCGAGCGGCTGCTGCATAAGCAGGGGATTTTCTATTTCCGTCAAATCGCGTCTTGGACCAAGGACGACATCCAGGTCATCGACCGCAAGCTCGATACGTTCAAGGGCCGCATTGTGCGCGACAACTGGATCAAAGGAGCGAAGGACGAGCACTACCGCAAATACGGCGAGCGTCTCTGAGTCTCGCTCATCTGCCGTCACTCCGTCGGTTCCACCATCGCATCGCGGCCGTCTCCGCT harbors:
- a CDS encoding dipeptide epimerase, producing MPEHSHRIQKVELWPIDVPITDPFVVATGSRVLAQNALVRVTLADGTEGYGEMAPFPEVGGETRDTCLVTAETLAKSLLGRSSLQYRTLSQEMTEQAPAYPAVRCGLETAVLDALSRSAGIPLWSLWGGANLRPHETDITIPIADAARTMTLARHWYAQGFRQFKMKVGHDVDEDIRRLEAVHRACEGVSFIVDANQGYTRAEAVAIIEGLRSCGGHILLLEQPLPREDVDGMAALRHGWRVPVAADESVRTLDDLHTMIHYQAADFINIKITKTGVMAAMDIAIAARTAGLHLMIGGMIETRIAMGCSFGLALGLGGFEVLDLDTPLLLASDPVTGGYQYEGPRLLPWNEPGLGLRTQTAGLVTTVA